The sequence TTACAGCTTGGCCTCTCCCAAACGGGTTCATCCCGTGACCGGTGAAACCTTTTCTTCCGTGATTAAACCGGTTGGAAAGCCGTTTACCAACAAGACTGTCGACTTCCATACCGGAAGCGTCTCCGAAATCACCATCGATCCGGCCACTGAGGAGGAGATTCGGCAAACAGTAGCCGTGATGGGCGGCGAAGACTGGAAAATGTGGATCGATGCCTTGCGGGATGCCGATCTGTTGGCTCCCGGTGCAACCACGATCGCGTATTCTTACATCGGACCCGGGATCACGCATGCCGTCTATCGGGAAGGAACCATCGGCAAAGCAAAAGATCACCTGGAAGCAACCGCCCGGGAACTGCGGGATCAACTGCGGGACCTTGGGGGACGGGCCTACATATCCGTCAACAAAGCCCTAGTCACCCAATCCAGCTCCGCGATCCCCGTCGTCCCGCTGTATATGTCTCTGTTATTTAAGATCATGAAGGAACAGGAGCTGCATGAAGGGTGCATTGAACAGATGCAACGCCTGTTCGCAGAGCGGCTGTATGCAGAGGAGACACCGGTGGATGACGAAGGACGGATCCGAATGGACGACTGGGAAATGAAAGGTGAGATCCAGGAAGCCGTCACACGCCTGTGGCAAGAAGTGAACACGGACAATATTGATGAACTGTCCGATCTGATCGGGTACCGGACCGATTTCTTCCGCCTCTTCGGCTTTCAATTTGATGGCATCGACTATGAACAGGATGTCGATACGGAAGTAGCCATCCCAAGCCTCACATCTGACCGTGGATAAACATATCAACGAACCGACTCCTCGTTTGAGGAGTCGGTTTTTTAATTTAAGACGACAGTTTTTAGGTCGAAGAATCATCCTTTCTCGTATCTTGGTTCAAATTTAGTTAGAATAGTCTTTCTTTTAAAGTGGGTCACAGGATACAATAGGAACAAAAAAGGAGGGATTAATTTTGAAAGATCTAACGTTTTTTGTCAAGGATGATTATGCTCGGGAACCGATTCCGCTGTCGGAACGGCGTGGATGGATCGCGATCGCATTCGTCTGGTTTGCCGCTGCAACGGATATGGTAGCCGTGTTGATCGGCAGCATCTTGGCTGAAGGACAAACGGTTTTAAACGCGCTGATCGCTGTGCTGATCGCGAATATCATTTTAGGTGTGATCGGCGGCCTTTGTTGCTACGTCGGCGGTGCAACCCGTCTATCGACCGGAATGATCACCCGCTTTGTGTTTGGTGAATGGGGATCTCGTCTGATCACAGCTTTAATCGTCATCAGCTTTTTCTTTATGTTTGGCGTGGATGTGGGACTGTTCGGGGAGATGTTTCAATTCTTGCTGTTGGAGGTGGTCGGCATTGAATTAACCGTCTCATGGGCCGCATTCATCGGCGGGTTGCTCATGACCATTACTGCCACGGTCGGATACATAGCGATTGAACGACTGAGCCTCGTTGCTTTCCCCCTTATGCTGTTCCTGATGGCCGGGTTGATGGGTGCTGTCTTGGGATCCGAAAAAAAGAAAGAGTGGCTGACCACCCTTCCGGATGCCGGTATAACCATGAGCATGGGTTCGGCGATCTCTTTCGTTTTGGCAAGCTGGATCATTATTGTGGTGATTAGTCCCGATATTGCTCGCTGGGCAAAAACAAAAAAAGATGCTTTTCTGTCCGGATTTTTTGGTTTCTTAATCGGAAACAGTGTCATGATCAGCTTGTCGGTCATCCTATTCCGGATTACCGGGGCGACAGATATTGTGGATATCTTCTTGGCATTGGGCTGGGGGATGTTCGCTATTCTCATCATCATCCTGGCTCAGTGGACGACCAATGATAATTTTCTATACACCAGCGGCCTCGGTTTGGCCACATTGTTCCGGAATGTCCCCAAGTATGTATTAACCTTAATCATCGGTTTTTTGGGGTCCTGCCTTGCTTACATGCAACTTCAAGATTATTTCATGGTCTTTACAGCCTTATCCGGTGCTCTACTCGCTCCGATTACAGCAATCTATCTGGTCGATTTCTTTTTGCTGAATCGGAATCGTTTCGCTTTTTCCTTTATCCAACAAAAGAAATTACCCCCTTTTTATTGGAAAGCCTTTGTTTCATGGGGTATCGCTTCCGCCATCGGATTGATGACCGTTCCTGTGGAAGAAGGAGGCGTGGAATGGTTCCAGCTTACCGGCGCCTCCAGTTTGGATGCATTCATCATCGCAGCAGCTTTACATTGGCTTTTGGGAATAATCGGTAACCGTTTATTCACTCCTCAACCAAAGGAAGAGGAAACCGCTCATGCATAAGCCGTTTGAAATTCGAACTGCCGCAGATAACCTGATGCTATTGGAAAAAGTGGATCAATTGGCTCGTCAATCGTTCACTCCGTTTTTTTTCGAAGGCGATCAAGCTGTCGTTCGTTATTGGAAGGAGATGATGATACGATGCCGTTCTTTTCAGTTTGCATTATTTCAAGAACAGGAGCTGGTGGGAGCAGGTGTTACCGTTCCTCTGTACTGGGATGGAACATTAACCGGTTTGCCTGAAACAGCAGAATCGATATATCTTCCGTCGGCAAAAGAGCCCAATGTCCTTTGCGCTTTAGCTGCTTTGATTCCACCTGAACATCAAGGAAAAGGAATCAGTCCGTATGTCCTGAACGCAATGAAATCCCTCGCCCGGCAGCACGGGTTCTCATCCTTGATTGTCCCCGTCTATCCTCACCATAAATCTAACTATCCATTGGTGCCGATGGAACGGTACATGCACTGGCGGCGAGGTGACGGCCTTCCTTTCGACCCGTGGATCCGGGTTCATTGGCGCTTGGGCGGAAAGATCTTAAAAATCATGCCGAAAGCATCCGTGGTACGGGGAACGATTGAGCGATGGGAACGGTGGTCCGGCCTACGTTTTTTGGATAGCGGTCTGTATATCGTCCCGGAAACGATCAACCCGGTGCAAATTGATCTGGAAAAAAATGAGGGAATCTATATCGAGCCCAACGTATGGATGGAACACTTTGCTTAATTGCCGGATGAATAGGAAATCCATTTCGGATAATCAAACAGGCAAGACGCATGGCGTTTATCAAAAAAAGCTCCTCTAGAGGCCTCTAGAGGAGCTTTTTTTGATGTGTTAAGGTTCGATTTACATCACTGTATTTTCAAAAAAGAGACAACTTCCGCAGTTTCAAGGCTACCTGATCCCCAGTCTTAATCTGAAGCTCGGCGTATTCCTCCCGGTGCAACTCTGCCAAAATACGTTCCTTGTTATCCATGCGTCTCAATTCCAAACGAACAGTGGGGCCGATGGGGTGGATGTAAACCACTTCCGCTGCTAAATCTGCTTCCTTACTTTGGGGAACAATGACTACATCGTGCGGACGAACAAAGCCGACAATGCTCTCACCGTTCGCTAGCTTGTTTTCCGGAGCACTAACCTGAATGGGACCCAATCGAGCTACCCCTTCTTCTACTCTGCCATGAAAGACGTTTGCACTTCCCAAAAAATCGAAGACAAACGGATTGATCGGGTTTTGGTACACATCTTCCGGTGTTCCAGCTTGTTCAATCTTTCCATGATTCATAACAACGACTCGATCTGCCAGCTCCAAGGCTTCCTCCTGGTCATGAGTGACGAACACGGTTGTAATGGACAATTCTTCATGCAAACGTCGCAACCATTGCCTAAGATCCCGCCGCACTTTGGTATCCAATGCTCCAAATGGCTCATCCAGAAGCAGCACCTTGGGCTCAACAGCCAATGCCCGTGCCAACGCCACCCGTTGCCGTTGACCGCCGGACAATTGATCCGGATATCGCTCCGCTAAGCCGGTTAATTGGACTAAATCAAGCAACTCCAACACTCTCGATTTTATTTCCCTCTGGGATGGACGGACTCGCCTAGGTCGGACACGTAAACCGAATGCGATGTTTTCAAATACCGACAGATGTCGAAATAACGCATAGTGTTGAAACACAAAACCAACCTGACGATCTCGGGCACCGTGGTGCGTAACAGGAATTCCGTTAATGTGAATCTCTCCTTGATCGGGGTGTTCCAATCCTGCGATCACCCTCAGCAACGTCGTTTTTCCCGACCCGGAAGGACCCAACAATGCCACCAATTCCCCCGCCGCCACTTGTAACGAAACCTTATGGAGAGCATAAAAGGTGCCAAACTGTTTAGTCACTTGATCAATATGGATTTTCATCCCTTTCACTCCTTCACTGCTTTCATCCATCCCGGAGTTCCACGGGCGGCTTTCCACTCCACTATGTTCTTGGCGACCAATGTCACCAAGGCCAACAATGTGAGAAGCGAAGCCACCGCGAACGAAGCGGTAAACAGATATTCGTTATAGAGAATTTCCACATGGAGCGGCACCGTATTTGTCAGCCCTCGAATGTGTCCGGAAACTACCGATACAGCCCCGAATTCTCCCATCGCCCTCGCGTTGCAAAGAATGACCCCATACAAAAGCCCCCACTTGATATTGGGTAACGTCACTCTCCAGAAGGTTTGCCAGCCGCTCGCCCCTAAACTGACAGCAGCCTCTTCATCATCGGTTCCTTGAGACTGCATCAGTGGAATCAACGTCCGGGCCACAAAGGGAAACGTAACAAACAACGTCGCTAGTACAATTCCCGGAACGGCAAAAATAATCTCGATTCCTCGATCAGCCAACCATGCACCCCACCACCCTTGGGCTCCAAAGAGCAATACAAATATCAATCCCGCAATCACGGGCGAAATCGAAAAGGGTAAATCAATCAGACTGATGAGAACCTGCTTGCCCCGGAAAGAAAACTTGGCAATGGCCCAGGAAGCAACCACTCCAAAAACCAGGTTGATCGGAACAACAATAGCAGCCGTCAGCAGAGTCAACCGAATCGCCGCCAGTGCATCAGGATCCTGGATCGCCTGTGTATAACCAAACCACCCCTGCTTAAATGCCTCGACAAAAATGATGGCCAGCGGGGCGATCAAAAACAGGCTTAAAAAGAGGACGGCCACTGTAGTCAGGATCCATGGAACCGAGGACTTTGCCAGAGACAATCGTCTCTGAGACGGCGTTGCCTTTGGTCGCATGGGCGAAATGTTGGGATTTGTCATGCTACTGTGCCCCTTTCCATCGGGATTTCCGCTGTTCCTGCAAGGTTTGGAAGCCATTGATAATAATCAATAGAACAAAGGAGATCGACAGCATGACCAAAGCGACTGCTGCTGCCCCCGTATAATCAAATTGCTCCAGTTTTGTCATGATGATCAGCGGGGCAATCTCCGTTTTTAGCGGCATATTGCCGGAGATAAACACCACCGATCCATACTCACCCAGCGCTCGGGAAAACGCCAGAACAAAACCGGTAACTACTGCTGGAAACAACTCCGGCAATATCACTCGAAAGAAGGTTTGGCGGGGAGTCGCTCCCAAAGACAAGGCCGCCTCTTCCACCTCTCGACTAATAGATTGTAATACCGGCTGAACCGTCCGCACCACAAAAGGTAATCCGATGAAAACAAGAGCAACCGTAATTCCGATGGGGGTAAACGCAACTTGGATTCCAAAGGGGTCCAACCACCGCCCTAACCAACCATTGGAGGTATAAAGAGAGGTGAGTGCAATCCCGGCAACAGCCGTTGGCAAGGCAAAGGGCAAGTCAACCAAACCGTCCATCAACTTTTTTCCCGGAAACCGATAGCGAACCAACACCCATGCCACTAATACTCCAAATATGACGTTAATGCCAGCAGCAGCCAAAGCAGTCAACAAGCTCAACCGATAGGATGCGACAACACGCGGTTCTGTGACCACACTCCAAAAATCGGACCAGCCGAGGCTGGCCGTTATAACAAAAATGGCGGACAAGGGGATCAATACAATCAGCGTGACATAAAGAAGGGTAAAGCCCATTGCCGGCCCGAAACCAGGCAACGGGCTGATACGCCAGCTTTTTTGATTCATTTGGGATCGCTCCTCTAATTCCGAAGGTAAATTTGGTCAAAGGTACCGCCATCATCAAAATGCCGTTGTTGAGCCTGTCTCCAACCGCCAAAAATGTCGTCCACCGTGATCAGCTTTAAATCTGGAAATTGATCTTTATATTTCTCCTGTACTTCCGGATCAATGGGGCGATAATAATGCTTGGCTGCCAATTCCTGTCCCTCCTTGGAGTACAAATATTCCAGGTATGCTTTCGCGACCGCGCGCGTTCCTTTTTTGTCCACCACCTGATCGACGATGGTAACCGGTGGCTCCGCCAAAATGCTGAGGGAAGGCACAACGATCTCCAACTGATCGTTCCCTAATTCATTTTGGGCAAGGAACGCTTCATTTTCCCAAGCCAGCAAAACATCTCCGATCCCTCGTTCCACAAAGGTGGTGGTAGAACCCCGGGCACCCGAATCTAATACCGGAACATTTTTATACAACTGCCGGACAAAGTCCTCCGCTTTGGCTTCGTCTCCCTCATAGTTTTCCATTGCATACGCCCATGCGGCGAGATAATTCCAACGGGCTCCCCCGGATGTTTTCGGATTAGGTGTAATCACTTCCACATCCTTTCGGATCAGATCATCCCAATCTTCGATCTTTTTTGGATTTCCTTTGCGGACGAGAAATACGATGGTCGACGTATAAGGGGAGCTGTTGTGATCCAAGCGTTCTTGCCATCCATCCTTCAGCCTTCCTTTTTCCTGGATTGCATCGATATCATAAGCTAACGCCAGTGTGACCACATCCGCACCCAAACCATCGATGACGGAACGTGCTTGTTTTCCGGATCCTCCATGGGATTGCCTGATTGAAACGGACTGTCCGGTCTTTTCCTTCCAATGCTTAGTGAACACTTGGTTATATTCCTGATAAAACTCCCGTGTCGGGTCATAGGACACATTAAGCAGCTCTACAGTCCCTTTTCCGTCTTGTGAACCTCCTCCAGAGCAGCCAACCAACACTACTAATCCCAATACGATGAGCAAGAACCGATACTTTTTCAAGAACAATCTCTCCTTTCAGGTGAAGACCCATTAAAATCCTTTTTAAAAATCGAGAGCCCTCACCCCCTCTGCCATCGGCAAAGGGGAAGAGGGCCTCCGTTGGAACGGTCAGCAAACTCTGATAATGCCTATATGTTTAGTTGAGATTGAATCATATTTTAGTGCTTTTCTTATCCACTGTCAACAGCTTTTAGGCTCCTTCAACAGTATATGTAGGCGTTTATCATGCGACATAGGCGTACACCCAAAAAATGGCGTAAAAAAAGTCCGTCAACATAGAAAAAGGCAAGACACCACCATTCCGTGCCGTGCCTTACCTTTTATGAATATGAGACCTGTTTACATTTTTTAACGAACCAACCCGTGTACTTCCGTTCCCATCCACTCTACCACTTGGTTGTTTTCCCCCATAATGGCCACCTTGGGATGGTAGTGGCGGGCTTCCGCCTCATCCATCATCGCATAGGAGATGATGATGACCGTATCACCGGGCTGGACCAATCGGGCGGCGGCCCCGTTTAAGCAGATGGTCCCGCTGCCGCGGGGGCCCGGGATGACGTAAGTTTCGAGTCGGGCGCCGTTGTTGTTGTTGACGATTTGCACTTTTTCATTAGGCCAGATATCCACTTTTTCCATGAGGTCCTCATCGATGGTGACACTGCCCACATAGTTAAGATTGGCTTCCGTCACCGTCGCCCGGTGGATTTTGGATTTCATCATGTTGCGGAGCATGCGGTTTCACTCCCTTCCCTGCCAAATGCGGTTGTCGATTAAGCGTGTGGAACCGACACGAGCCGCCACCGCGGCTAAGACGAATTCTTCTTTATGAAAAGATTCCACCGGTTCCAGTCCCGGATAAGTCAATACCTCGGCGTAATCCAATTCCACTCCCGGTTCCGAAGTGATGGTTTCCCTGAGGTAACGGGCCGCCTCCGTTCCCCGCTGCCACTCTCCCGTTTTCCAGCGGCGTGTCGCTTCTTCCAAAGACCGATTCAGGATCAGCGCCCGCTCTCGTTCGGATGGAGAAAGGTACACATTGCGGGAACTCATCGCCAAGCCGTCCGGTTCCCGCAGCGTGGGGCAGGGAACGATGGTGACAGGCATGTGCAAATCCTCCACCATACGCTGAATCACCGCCACTTGCTGGGCGTCTTTTAAGCCGAAGTAA is a genomic window of Desmospora profundinema containing:
- a CDS encoding GNAT family N-acetyltransferase, which codes for MHKPFEIRTAADNLMLLEKVDQLARQSFTPFFFEGDQAVVRYWKEMMIRCRSFQFALFQEQELVGAGVTVPLYWDGTLTGLPETAESIYLPSAKEPNVLCALAALIPPEHQGKGISPYVLNAMKSLARQHGFSSLIVPVYPHHKSNYPLVPMERYMHWRRGDGLPFDPWIRVHWRLGGKILKIMPKASVVRGTIERWERWSGLRFLDSGLYIVPETINPVQIDLEKNEGIYIEPNVWMEHFA
- the fabV gene encoding enoyl-ACP reductase FabV; translated protein: MIVKPKFKGFICTTAHPAGCAQHVMEQIRHVKSQPSIDGPKRVLVIGSSTGYGLASRIVSAFGAKAATIGVCFERPASGKRTATAGWYNTAAFEQAAQEEGLYAKTMNGDAFSQEVKQQTLDLIRQDWGKVDLVVYSLASPKRVHPVTGETFSSVIKPVGKPFTNKTVDFHTGSVSEITIDPATEEEIRQTVAVMGGEDWKMWIDALRDADLLAPGATTIAYSYIGPGITHAVYREGTIGKAKDHLEATARELRDQLRDLGGRAYISVNKALVTQSSSAIPVVPLYMSLLFKIMKEQELHEGCIEQMQRLFAERLYAEETPVDDEGRIRMDDWEMKGEIQEAVTRLWQEVNTDNIDELSDLIGYRTDFFRLFGFQFDGIDYEQDVDTEVAIPSLTSDRG
- the panD gene encoding aspartate 1-decarboxylase, yielding MLRNMMKSKIHRATVTEANLNYVGSVTIDEDLMEKVDIWPNEKVQIVNNNNGARLETYVIPGPRGSGTICLNGAAARLVQPGDTVIIISYAMMDEAEARHYHPKVAIMGENNQVVEWMGTEVHGLVR
- the panC gene encoding pantoate--beta-alanine ligase; this translates as MEVIYDRDRLRQYRSGVPQPVGFIPTMGSLHEGHLSLIRQARKECKTVIVSIYVNPLQFGPGEDFERYPRDLERDVSLVKEAGADGVFAPTREEMLPRPSITKVTVSGLTDRLCGASRPGHFDGVATVVTKLFHLIQPDRAYFGLKDAQQVAVIQRMVEDLHMPVTIVPCPTLREPDGLAMSSRNVYLSPSERERALILNRSLEEATRRWKTGEWQRGTEAARYLRETITSEPGVELDYAEVLTYPGLEPVESFHKEEFVLAAVAARVGSTRLIDNRIWQGRE
- the cysW gene encoding sulfate ABC transporter permease subunit CysW; the encoded protein is MRPKATPSQRRLSLAKSSVPWILTTVAVLFLSLFLIAPLAIIFVEAFKQGWFGYTQAIQDPDALAAIRLTLLTAAIVVPINLVFGVVASWAIAKFSFRGKQVLISLIDLPFSISPVIAGLIFVLLFGAQGWWGAWLADRGIEIIFAVPGIVLATLFVTFPFVARTLIPLMQSQGTDDEEAAVSLGASGWQTFWRVTLPNIKWGLLYGVILCNARAMGEFGAVSVVSGHIRGLTNTVPLHVEILYNEYLFTASFAVASLLTLLALVTLVAKNIVEWKAARGTPGWMKAVKE
- a CDS encoding sulfate ABC transporter substrate-binding protein, giving the protein MKKYRFLLIVLGLVVLVGCSGGGSQDGKGTVELLNVSYDPTREFYQEYNQVFTKHWKEKTGQSVSIRQSHGGSGKQARSVIDGLGADVVTLALAYDIDAIQEKGRLKDGWQERLDHNSSPYTSTIVFLVRKGNPKKIEDWDDLIRKDVEVITPNPKTSGGARWNYLAAWAYAMENYEGDEAKAEDFVRQLYKNVPVLDSGARGSTTTFVERGIGDVLLAWENEAFLAQNELGNDQLEIVVPSLSILAEPPVTIVDQVVDKKGTRAVAKAYLEYLYSKEGQELAAKHYYRPIDPEVQEKYKDQFPDLKLITVDDIFGGWRQAQQRHFDDGGTFDQIYLRN
- the cysT gene encoding sulfate ABC transporter permease subunit CysT; translated protein: MNQKSWRISPLPGFGPAMGFTLLYVTLIVLIPLSAIFVITASLGWSDFWSVVTEPRVVASYRLSLLTALAAAGINVIFGVLVAWVLVRYRFPGKKLMDGLVDLPFALPTAVAGIALTSLYTSNGWLGRWLDPFGIQVAFTPIGITVALVFIGLPFVVRTVQPVLQSISREVEEAALSLGATPRQTFFRVILPELFPAVVTGFVLAFSRALGEYGSVVFISGNMPLKTEIAPLIIMTKLEQFDYTGAAAVALVMLSISFVLLIIINGFQTLQEQRKSRWKGAQ
- a CDS encoding sulfate/molybdate ABC transporter ATP-binding protein encodes the protein MKIHIDQVTKQFGTFYALHKVSLQVAAGELVALLGPSGSGKTTLLRVIAGLEHPDQGEIHINGIPVTHHGARDRQVGFVFQHYALFRHLSVFENIAFGLRVRPRRVRPSQREIKSRVLELLDLVQLTGLAERYPDQLSGGQRQRVALARALAVEPKVLLLDEPFGALDTKVRRDLRQWLRRLHEELSITTVFVTHDQEEALELADRVVVMNHGKIEQAGTPEDVYQNPINPFVFDFLGSANVFHGRVEEGVARLGPIQVSAPENKLANGESIVGFVRPHDVVIVPQSKEADLAAEVVYIHPIGPTVRLELRRMDNKERILAELHREEYAELQIKTGDQVALKLRKLSLF
- a CDS encoding purine-cytosine permease family protein, whose amino-acid sequence is MKDLTFFVKDDYAREPIPLSERRGWIAIAFVWFAAATDMVAVLIGSILAEGQTVLNALIAVLIANIILGVIGGLCCYVGGATRLSTGMITRFVFGEWGSRLITALIVISFFFMFGVDVGLFGEMFQFLLLEVVGIELTVSWAAFIGGLLMTITATVGYIAIERLSLVAFPLMLFLMAGLMGAVLGSEKKKEWLTTLPDAGITMSMGSAISFVLASWIIIVVISPDIARWAKTKKDAFLSGFFGFLIGNSVMISLSVILFRITGATDIVDIFLALGWGMFAILIIILAQWTTNDNFLYTSGLGLATLFRNVPKYVLTLIIGFLGSCLAYMQLQDYFMVFTALSGALLAPITAIYLVDFFLLNRNRFAFSFIQQKKLPPFYWKAFVSWGIASAIGLMTVPVEEGGVEWFQLTGASSLDAFIIAAALHWLLGIIGNRLFTPQPKEEETAHA